One Thermococcus sp. genomic window carries:
- a CDS encoding nodulation protein NfeD, with protein sequence MRLKIALVALLMLALLLPSVHAQNNVVYVAKVDGMITGYTVDQFDRYISEAEKNNAEAIIIELNTPGGRADAMQAIVTRIQNAKVPVIIYVYPSGGMAASAGTYIALSSHLIAMSPGTVIGACRPILGYGQNGSIVEAPPKITNFYIAYLRELAKMSGRNETLAEEFITQDRSVTPEEALKYGVIEVIATNVDELLQKADGMETKIPVAGKGRVTLHLKDAEVVYIEPSFRDTVVKYITDPTIAYILLNIGFIGLIFGFLTPGWHVPETIGAIMLVLGLIGLGYFGYSSAALILIVLAMIFFIAEALTPTFGLFTVAGVITFILGGIMLFSGNGGEYLVTGETYSILRIAIIVTAVLLGLFFLFGAATVVKAHRKKPEAGREELVGQVGKVVEELDPEGVVKLHGELWKAESRDGSRIPVGDRIRVVEVRGLTLIVERVEERKEGV encoded by the coding sequence ATGAGACTGAAGATTGCCCTGGTTGCCCTGCTGATGCTTGCCCTGCTCCTTCCGAGCGTCCATGCCCAGAACAACGTGGTCTATGTGGCCAAGGTTGACGGCATGATTACCGGCTACACCGTTGACCAGTTCGACAGGTACATCAGCGAAGCGGAGAAGAACAACGCAGAGGCAATAATAATTGAGCTCAACACCCCCGGTGGCCGCGCCGATGCGATGCAGGCCATCGTCACGAGAATCCAGAACGCCAAGGTCCCGGTTATAATCTACGTCTACCCATCTGGCGGAATGGCCGCCTCGGCCGGGACGTACATAGCCCTCAGCTCGCACCTGATAGCGATGAGCCCCGGCACGGTGATAGGGGCATGCAGACCGATACTCGGCTACGGCCAGAACGGGAGCATAGTGGAGGCACCGCCAAAGATAACGAACTTCTACATAGCTTACCTCCGAGAGCTTGCGAAAATGAGCGGCAGGAACGAAACCCTGGCAGAGGAGTTCATAACACAGGACAGAAGCGTGACCCCAGAGGAGGCCCTGAAATACGGCGTTATCGAGGTCATCGCGACGAACGTTGACGAGCTCCTCCAGAAGGCCGACGGAATGGAGACCAAAATTCCCGTGGCGGGGAAGGGGAGAGTAACCCTGCACCTAAAGGATGCGGAGGTCGTGTACATCGAGCCTTCCTTCAGGGACACCGTCGTTAAGTACATAACCGACCCAACGATAGCGTACATCCTCCTCAACATCGGCTTTATCGGGCTCATATTCGGCTTTCTCACGCCCGGCTGGCACGTCCCTGAGACAATAGGAGCCATAATGCTAGTTCTCGGCCTAATAGGCCTCGGATACTTTGGATACAGCAGCGCGGCATTAATACTCATCGTCCTGGCCATGATATTCTTCATCGCCGAGGCGCTGACGCCGACATTTGGTCTGTTCACCGTGGCGGGCGTCATAACGTTCATACTGGGTGGAATCATGCTCTTCAGCGGAAACGGGGGTGAATACCTGGTGACCGGCGAAACGTACTCGATACTCAGAATAGCCATCATCGTCACCGCGGTACTCCTTGGACTGTTCTTCCTCTTCGGCGCGGCGACCGTGGTCAAGGCACACAGGAAGAAACCTGAAGCGGGCAGGGAAGAGCTTGTGGGTCAGGTCGGCAAGGTCGTTGAGGAGCTTGATCCCGAGGGGGTCGTCAAGCTCCACGGAGAGCTGTGGAAAGCGGAAAGCAGAGATGGTAGCAGAATCCCGGTCGGGGATAGGATCAGGGTTGTTGAAGTCAGAGGGCTCACCCTTATAGTTGAAAGAGTTGAAGAAAGGAAGGAGGGAGTGTGA
- the minD gene encoding cell division ATPase MinD, translated as MEGRSIVFASGKGGTGKTTTVANLGVALAQFGKEVILLDADITMANLSLVLGMEDIPITLHDVLAGEADLKDAIYEGPAGVKVIPGGLSLEKIKKAKPERLRQLIREIGQMADFVLIDAPAGLEMTSVTALLIGKELIIVTNPEISAITDSLKTKLIAEKLGTLPLGAILNRVTNEKTELTQEEIEAILEVPVLAMIPEDPEVKRASAYGVPLVIKNPTSPAAIAIKQLAAKLAGIRWQAPEPESPIKRVFKALFGGKR; from the coding sequence TTGGAAGGTCGCTCAATTGTTTTTGCATCGGGAAAAGGTGGAACGGGTAAAACAACGACTGTTGCCAATCTGGGTGTTGCCCTGGCCCAGTTTGGAAAGGAGGTCATCCTGCTGGATGCCGATATAACCATGGCAAATCTCAGCCTTGTTCTCGGTATGGAGGATATACCAATAACGCTCCACGATGTTCTGGCAGGGGAGGCCGATCTCAAGGATGCAATCTACGAGGGTCCCGCCGGGGTCAAGGTAATTCCCGGTGGATTGAGCCTTGAGAAGATCAAAAAGGCCAAGCCAGAGAGACTCAGGCAGTTGATCAGGGAAATCGGACAGATGGCTGACTTTGTTCTCATCGATGCCCCGGCCGGCCTTGAGATGACATCAGTTACGGCGCTCCTCATTGGCAAGGAGCTGATAATCGTCACCAACCCGGAGATCTCGGCCATTACGGACTCTCTCAAGACCAAGCTCATAGCGGAAAAGCTCGGAACCCTCCCGCTTGGAGCCATACTCAACAGGGTCACAAATGAGAAGACCGAGCTGACCCAGGAGGAGATAGAGGCCATCCTGGAAGTGCCGGTTCTCGCCATGATACCCGAAGACCCGGAGGTCAAGCGCGCCTCCGCCTATGGTGTGCCGCTCGTCATCAAGAACCCGACCAGCCCGGCGGCCATAGCGATCAAGCAGCTCGCAGCCAAGCTCGCAGGAATTAGGTGGCAGGCACCCGAGCCAGAGAGCCCGATAAAGAGGGTGTTCAAAGCGCTGTTTGGAGGGAAGAGGTAA
- a CDS encoding slipin family protein, translating to MAIAASTIVLAIVLLFVLIILASAIKIVKEYERAVIFRLGRIVGARGPGLFFIIPIFEKAVIVDLRTRVLDVPVQETITKDNVPVRVNAVVYFRVIDPVKAVTQVSNYIMATSQIAQTTLRSVIGQAHLDELLSEREKLNLQLQKIIDEATDPWGIKVTTVEIKDVELPSGMQRAMARQAEAERERRARILLAEAERQAAEKLRDAAEIVSQHPMALQLRTLQTISDVASDKSNVIVLTLPMEMLKLFRSLADTAEVARVKLEKEIQDEAEREAKDEAKQE from the coding sequence ATGGCCATAGCGGCTAGCACCATAGTACTGGCCATTGTTTTGTTGTTTGTGTTGATTATACTGGCAAGCGCCATAAAGATAGTCAAGGAATACGAGAGGGCAGTGATATTCCGCCTTGGAAGGATAGTCGGGGCCAGGGGACCAGGACTGTTCTTCATAATCCCGATATTCGAAAAGGCAGTGATAGTTGACCTGCGTACAAGGGTTCTCGACGTTCCGGTTCAGGAGACCATAACCAAGGACAACGTTCCCGTCAGGGTAAATGCGGTCGTCTACTTCCGCGTCATAGACCCGGTCAAGGCCGTCACACAGGTCAGCAACTACATAATGGCGACAAGCCAGATAGCCCAGACGACGCTGAGGAGCGTTATCGGTCAGGCGCACCTCGACGAACTGCTGAGCGAGAGGGAGAAGCTCAACCTCCAGCTCCAGAAGATAATCGACGAGGCCACAGATCCGTGGGGAATAAAAGTCACCACCGTCGAGATAAAGGACGTTGAGCTTCCGAGCGGAATGCAGAGGGCGATGGCAAGGCAGGCAGAGGCAGAGCGTGAGAGGCGTGCAAGGATACTCCTGGCAGAGGCCGAGCGCCAGGCCGCCGAGAAGCTCCGCGACGCGGCAGAGATAGTGTCCCAGCATCCAATGGCACTCCAGCTCAGGACGCTCCAGACCATAAGCGACGTCGCCAGCGACAAGAGCAACGTCATCGTCCTCACGCTGCCAATGGAGATGCTGAAGCTTTTCAGGAGTCTTGCCGACACCGCGGAGGTCGCCAGAGTAAAACTTGAGAAAGAAATCCAGGATGAAGCCGAAAGGGAAGCCAAGGATGAAGCCAAGCAAGAGTAA